AGGACAAGTGAGCATTCCGATTTACACCAAATTAAAAACAGGTACTACGGCAACTTCAGTAGCCAATACTGCTTCTTTTACTGATAATAGCGGCAGTAAAGGCACACATCATTTAACCAGTGGGGTGGTAAAAGAAGTCAATGGTAAGGCTGTTGACTTTACAAATAAAACCATTCCTTGGGCAATTACGATTAATAAAAAACGCAGTGGTAAAAATGATGCAATCAAATTGGATAAATGGTCAATCACCGATACATTGCAAAATGACATGTATATTCCAGCTAGCACTGCGGCAGATTTAAAAGGAAAAATTACCGTTACCCGTTATGACAAGAATAATAAGTTAGTAGGGTCATTTACTAATTTTACCGTTACCATCGATGAAAAAAATGCCAATGGTGTTACTAAATTTACCGTTAGTTCTACGCTAGAAAAAGCTTCTGACGATTACTTTATAATTCGATTTAAATCAAATTATGAAACATTAGCCGATACGATGGTGAATCAGGTTGTTTATAACTATTCAAGTAACGGCGTAGAAGACCAACAAAATGGAGAAGGTAAATATGAACATAAAAGCTACTACAATATTGATTTAGATAAAGCCGGCACGTACCGCTATGATAAGAATACTAAAAAACACTATGTAAATTGGGGCGTGACGATTAACGCACAAGGGCACTATTATGGTGAAGATGCACAGGTCGTCGATGTCTTAAACCCCGGGCAAACATATGTGGAAAATAGTTTTAAAGTCTATATTAAAAAAGGGGATAACTTTGAAGAAGTTACAGAAAATCCACCTTTGAAGCTGCAAAATGATAATGGAAAGTTAACGATTACCGGTTTTAAAGCTGGCGAGCAGACAATTTATAAAGTTACGTTTGATGTAGTAGTAAAAGATTTAGAAAATGAAAGCAATATCCCCTCTGGAATCGTGAAAAACACAGTGCAATATAGCGATCGTAATAATGCAGAAATTAAAAAAGACGCACAGCTTAGTCTAGACAATAACAAAGCCTACGTTACCAAAGAAAAAAATGCGGCAGGGGTCGTGACAAATGATCCGGATTACCCGGGTAAAAAGATTACAGCCTATCAGGTCACAGTAAATCCAGCGGGCTTCATCTTGTACAACGTGAATGTTGCGGATGAACCAAATGAATTTTTAAATCTTATTCCAGCAAGTTTTAAAATTATGGACGATAACTACGAGTTGAAATTAAATCAAGACTACACGGGGAGCGTTACACCGCGAGGTTATATTATTACACTGACAGGTCCATATGAAAAATTGGAAAAAACATTACAAATCACCTATAAGGCAGAGGTCAATCCAATTGGACAACCGGGAAAAGAAATCCAATTGAAAAATACTGTCAAAGTAACAGGTGATAATATTACGCAAAAAGAAATCACAGATACAACAGAAGATAAATTCAAAATTTCAGATGCTGGTGGGACCGCACAAGGTGTTACCCATAAAATCACGTTGCACAAAGAAGATCAGCATAGCCAAGTAGCGCTGGAAAATGTTCGTTTTGATTTGTATCGCAAAGGATCTGACGAAGCAATTGATACCAAGCAGACAGATACTTCAGGAAATTTAACATTTGAAGGACTAACTTATGGAGAATATATCATAAAAGAAGGCCAAGCATTAAGTGGTTATTATATCAGTCCAGAATTAAAAGCAGGAATAAGCGTAGTAATCAAAGAAAATGGTAATTCTCAAGCGCAAACCATTTCTTTGAGCTACACAAATGAGCAAGTCGGAAATTTAAAACTGATAAAAAGTGATGCTGGAACAAAAGATAAGAAATTAGCAGGTGCCGTTTTTGCCTTGTATCATGCAGATGAAAAAGGCAATGCCACAACCCAAGTTACAGAAGATGCGCATGGTAAAAAACTAGGTGCAACGGATACCCATTATTTCACCACGCAAAATGACGGTACTATTTTGGTCGAAAATCTACTTCCGGGTAAGTATATTTTTAAAGAAATTACAGCGCCAACAGGCTATGAATTACCGCAAGATTTGTATAGCACAGTGGTGCAAGTAAAAGCTGACGCAACGCAAACAGCAACTGTAACCAAGACAAATGAAGTTTTAAAAGGTACGATTCAGTTGAAAAAAGTTGCTGAAAAAACGTTAACAGCATTGCAAGGAGCGGAATTCACCTTAACGAGTGAGCCCCTTCAGGCACCTGTGGTTAAAACGAGTGAAGCAGATGGTAGCTTTAGTTTTGATTTAGCGTATGGCTACACTTATACAATTACGGAGACAAAAAATCCCAATGGTTATAAAGGCGATTTTGTCTTAACGCAGATCGCTTTAAATGAACAAGGAAAAGTGACAGTGGCAGGTAAAGAATTAACAGAGGCAGTTTACTCTGTGACCAATAAATTAATCACGACTGAAATTGCCGGTACTAAAACATGGAATTTAAAAGGCAATGATGAAGCGGGCGTCATGCCAAATGAAATTACAATTCAATTGGAACGAAAACAAGCAAACACACCGGATGCAAATTATCAAATTGTTGATGAAGTTAAGACAAATGCGACAAAAGGGTGGCACTATCAATTTAGTAATTTACCAGTTTATGATGTTGATGCCGCTGCTGGTGTGAAATTTAGCTATCGGATAAAAGAAGCTCCCTTAGCTGGTTTTGACAGCCAAGTTACAGGAACTTCACTTACCAATACTTTAAAGACTCAAAATATCAGTGGTGAGAAAACTTGGGATGATTTGGCTAAAAAATATGCGGTCATACCAACTTCTATTACGGTGAATTTAGAGGTCAGTTGCGATAATGGAAAGAACTGGCAAGCTTTCAGACGCAACCAAGCTCCTGTTAAGGCAGTCGTGACAGCGCCGAAGTGGGCCTATAGTTTTACCGATTTACCGTTGTATGATGAACAAGAAAATCGCCTAACTTATCGGGTGAAAGAAGATGTTCCTACTGGTTTTGTAAGTCATGCCAATGAATACAATTTGCACAATGAAATGGAAACGACAGAAGTTAGCGTTGATAAAATTTGGCTTGATCAAAGTGATCACTATGGCATGCGCCCAGATGGACTAGACTTTACGTTAAAAGTCAAAGTTGAAAAACAGTGGGTAGATTTTGAAGATGTTTTTAAAGTTGACAAAAAAATCACCTTGCATAGCAGTGATAGCGATAATATTTGGCGTGGCACATTTACCGATCTGCCAAAATACGATGCCACTGGAAGTTTGATACAATACGGCGTAGCCGAAAATTTAGTGGGGATTAAAGAAGCCTATACCCCGCAAGATGAAGAAGCTGGAGCCGACCATTACGTAAAAGAAGTTGCCGAAAATGGAAGGGTAACGTTTACCAATTGTCTGCGGGAAATCTCAGTGAGTGTGACCAAGCAATGGCAAGATTTTGACAATCAATTTGAAAGTAGACCCGAAATTGTAACCTTTGAATTGCAGTCTTGGCCAGAAGGAACACCAGAAGCATTAGCCCAAGTTGTAAAAACGCCGACAAACAAGACAGGTCGTTATCAATTAAGCGGTCCAGATTATGGGACGGTGACAGTCAGTGGGTTGCCAAAAGCCGATCATACGCAAAAAACGTTGCATTATAAATTTGTGGAAGTAAAGACTACCGCTAACTATGAAGCTGTAACGAATTTTTCTGCCGATGGCAGTCAAGTGATTACAAATCAGCTAATTACCACCAGCGTTGCAGGAAAGAAAACGTGGCAAGATGCCAATGATGCGGCAAAAGCTCGTCCAACCCAAATTAAAGTCCAACTTTTGCAAAATGGTCAAGCTCTGAGTGGTGCAGCTTACAGGAAAATTGTGACCGCTGCTAATGATTGGCGTTATGAATTTAGCGATCTGCCGAAATTTGATCCAAATGGCAAAGCTTATGTTTATTCCGTCAAAGAATTGGATATCCCGACCGGTTATGAAGCCATTGTCAAAGACATGGACATTACAAATTACTTGCAGAAGGTGACCTACAATGTCCAAAAAGTTTGGGTCGATAATAACGCAAGTAGTCGACCAGATAAAATTTCTGTCGCGTTAACTGCCAATGACCAAGTAGTGGCGACTGCTGTTTTGTCTGCTGATAATTCGTGGCAGTATACGTGGAAACAAATGCCGCAAATTGACGAAAATAATCAGGTGATCAACTATCAAGTTGTGGAAGTTGAGGTGCCAAATGGCTATGGTGTAACCTATGCACAACAAGGAAATGATTTTGTGGTAACCAACACGTTGTTGACTACGCCGGTTGTACCTACTACACCAGTAATACCAACAACGCCTACGACACCAACTAATACACCAACTACTTCACTGCGGGCAAGATTGCCGCAAACAGCGGGCACACTATCTGATACAACAAGCACAACGACGCGCCGCCGTTTACCAAA
The DNA window shown above is from Enterococcus montenegrensis and carries:
- a CDS encoding Cna B-type domain-containing protein, with product MERKQKRFNWITFLTILLTLFPFGEALFSGGAVLAATATDKTTHTVFQNEAGNARITYSVDEKNKEIQWLIDYNKAASELPRAIGFSLKSGNEEVTPTAIQSNAGDIFTYAAGFLQTAAEKTAQLGHQVAFTTPYRHQLTITPQILAYDLKGGKTDLLAQTTPLTVTLPALSAKKETQSTSKPAEKGNENNSPRSNAKNQVLQRATARTKEKGNEANLVDLDTGNFLGDNQTILLNATLKDDQNQEIKDGDSIVIGQNILLEYNWQLPEGLRKEMLGYTANAGDNDFQGDYFTFKLPENFHIHPTTADQTISGELKDGQGICFGRFNIQADGTVTLHFSDNIEGRNDISGTFYVAGTVSDVKGNTTGNVEVKVPFVQEDSDTTVHIEEPDYKALEKTVGKVSYGSSEKANVTWTIIGNKYGTEMTAGKITDTLPEHLTWTKITVYEYDVADVKPDGTLNGTGKDVTKSVVIGSDKTKVAVDLPTPTSKVYKVVVATEIDLTKLSLDKVVSTDGKKVTYTSPDIKNEAHLTAKEGLDLTAVASTTVVGSATVTKSYVEQYGEIINWNIVYKQKDASLPAVDIYELPDGNQDFCTKDGTPITTAKQLQDYLQEITVPKTQVTVRQDAGKYVITIPKGTKGQVSIPIYTKLKTGTTATSVANTASFTDNSGSKGTHHLTSGVVKEVNGKAVDFTNKTIPWAITINKKRSGKNDAIKLDKWSITDTLQNDMYIPASTAADLKGKITVTRYDKNNKLVGSFTNFTVTIDEKNANGVTKFTVSSTLEKASDDYFIIRFKSNYETLADTMVNQVVYNYSSNGVEDQQNGEGKYEHKSYYNIDLDKAGTYRYDKNTKKHYVNWGVTINAQGHYYGEDAQVVDVLNPGQTYVENSFKVYIKKGDNFEEVTENPPLKLQNDNGKLTITGFKAGEQTIYKVTFDVVVKDLENESNIPSGIVKNTVQYSDRNNAEIKKDAQLSLDNNKAYVTKEKNAAGVVTNDPDYPGKKITAYQVTVNPAGFILYNVNVADEPNEFLNLIPASFKIMDDNYELKLNQDYTGSVTPRGYIITLTGPYEKLEKTLQITYKAEVNPIGQPGKEIQLKNTVKVTGDNITQKEITDTTEDKFKISDAGGTAQGVTHKITLHKEDQHSQVALENVRFDLYRKGSDEAIDTKQTDTSGNLTFEGLTYGEYIIKEGQALSGYYISPELKAGISVVIKENGNSQAQTISLSYTNEQVGNLKLIKSDAGTKDKKLAGAVFALYHADEKGNATTQVTEDAHGKKLGATDTHYFTTQNDGTILVENLLPGKYIFKEITAPTGYELPQDLYSTVVQVKADATQTATVTKTNEVLKGTIQLKKVAEKTLTALQGAEFTLTSEPLQAPVVKTSEADGSFSFDLAYGYTYTITETKNPNGYKGDFVLTQIALNEQGKVTVAGKELTEAVYSVTNKLITTEIAGTKTWNLKGNDEAGVMPNEITIQLERKQANTPDANYQIVDEVKTNATKGWHYQFSNLPVYDVDAAAGVKFSYRIKEAPLAGFDSQVTGTSLTNTLKTQNISGEKTWDDLAKKYAVIPTSITVNLEVSCDNGKNWQAFRRNQAPVKAVVTAPKWAYSFTDLPLYDEQENRLTYRVKEDVPTGFVSHANEYNLHNEMETTEVSVDKIWLDQSDHYGMRPDGLDFTLKVKVEKQWVDFEDVFKVDKKITLHSSDSDNIWRGTFTDLPKYDATGSLIQYGVAENLVGIKEAYTPQDEEAGADHYVKEVAENGRVTFTNCLREISVSVTKQWQDFDNQFESRPEIVTFELQSWPEGTPEALAQVVKTPTNKTGRYQLSGPDYGTVTVSGLPKADHTQKTLHYKFVEVKTTANYEAVTNFSADGSQVITNQLITTSVAGKKTWQDANDAAKARPTQIKVQLLQNGQALSGAAYRKIVTAANDWRYEFSDLPKFDPNGKAYVYSVKELDIPTGYEAIVKDMDITNYLQKVTYNVQKVWVDNNASSRPDKISVALTANDQVVATAVLSADNSWQYTWKQMPQIDENNQVINYQVVEVEVPNGYGVTYAQQGNDFVVTNTLLTTPVVPTTPVIPTTPTTPTNTPTTSLRARLPQTAGTLSDTTSTTTRRRLPNTGSKNTALPFYGLLVLLSVAACGWFVYRRKI